CGATTCTCTCCTCGATTCCCTCCTAAACTTCGCCACCAAGTATAAAAATCGGGTAGATATGAATCATATCCTACCAAAAGTCACTTGGAAACGATAATTTATTAGTAAATGATAAGTCGAGGATGGGTTACTTGCCCATCCTTTCCTTTTTTCTAATGTATCGGAATCAAACTCGATCTTAATCGGCACTGATGAGAATTATGGTCGTCCGCAATTGGGGAAATTAGGGCAACGTTCCCGCATTAACTGGGAAAATTCCGTTCTTTGAGCGGGAGTTAAGACTTGGCGAATTTCCAAAAAACTTTCAAATTGCAGGTTACTCATTTCTTGGCGATTGCGAGAGATTTGCTGATGTTTAGCACGGATATCTCGATCGGAAGCATTATTCGATAATAAACTATTTAATTCTTGTTCGTTGTTTCTAATGGTTTCTCGCAACTTTTTGGTTTTTTCCTGATATTTCTGACGAATAGCGGCAATTTTCGACTTTTGGTCATCGCTAAGGTTTAATTGTTCGATTAGTCTTTCTCGAGAATTATTCATCCCACGGGGACGACTCTCAGGACGCTGGGGAGAGCCAGTTTGAGCAGTGAATAGACGATCCTGGGGATAGGATAGCACAGTGGCAGTTGGGACTAGGTTAGCCGCCAGAGTTAAAGCCATGGTCGTGCCGAGAATCGAGAGAGTAGAAAGGGACATAATTGACCTCGACCAAGAAATTAAGGATTATAGGTAGAATAGGTGAGTTGAGGCTCGTTTAAGCTCATCCAAGGCGAACTATAAACGCTAGGAGCAGCCATCGGTGGAGCGATGCTATGGTTCCAACTCTCCACTAAAAAAGCTTCTAACTCCTCATCGGAAATTTGGCCTAGTTGTGGATGAGGATGAGACCAACGATAGGAAGCAAAAATCAGCGCCGATAAGGCAGTAATACCAGTTATCCACCCCAATAAAGGCAGCAATTTTGGGCAAGTTACCGGCCTTTCTCCCTTAATCATTTGCATTAACTGTTCTTCTTGATCTATCGGTCGAGGTGGCAGCGATGGACGATAGCGACGCAGAAAATTAACTACTTTCTCATCTTCCGGGGACATTAGAGAACTCCTTGTTTTTGCAAAAATTGACCCATGGTTTTACGCGCATAATGAAGACGTGATTTCACCGTACCGAGGGGAATTTCTAAGATTTGGGCGATTTCCTTTTGGGGTAAGTCCTCTAGATCGTGAAGGACAAGGACAGCGCGATGTTCTAAACTGAGAATTTCTAACCCTTGCTGGACCACCTCCTCATAATGCAATTGCATCAAATCAGGACTATCTTGGGGACGGGATTCACTATCAAGGGGGTTTTCCTCATCAGTGCTTTTGGCCATCCTCATTTGTCTTTTGGCTAATTGTCGCCGACCATCGATCGCCACATTGCAAGTAATCCGATAAACCCAAGTGGAAAAGTATTCAGGTGAACGCAATTTCGGCAACCCGTGCCACACTCTTAAAAATACCTCTTGGACAAAATCCTCTAGGAATTCCCTTCCACAGAGTTGATAGAGAGTAGAGCGGATTTTTGGTTGATAAAGACGGTAAAGGTGACGAAAAGCACCCCTATCACCCCTTTGACATTTCAAGATTAACTCTCGATCGCTCACACTTGTTTGCTTCTCGGTTATCACCTCGATCATTCCCCTCACCCCTAGCTACTTGTCCCTTTAGACTAGGGGGTGTCAAGAATGGTTCATAACCAGTGATCAGTTATCAGTGATCAGTTATCAGCTTTTTTCTCCCCACACCCCACACCCCACACCCCACACCCCACACCCCACACCCCACACCCCACACCCCACACCCCACACCCCACACCCCACACCCCACTTCCATCACCGAGGGAGTAATTGTTGATAGAAATCCAATTGTTTTTGAGCGAGGGCTTTATTAGTATAATTGGTCATTACTCTCTGATAACCCCTCTGGCCTAATTCTTGAGCGAAGCTGGGATTATCTAAGAGAGTTTGTATCGATTTAGCCAGTGCATCCCCATCTTTTTCGGGAAAAATTAGACCTGTATCGGCAATAACAAAGGGAATTTCTCCCGAATCAGAACCAATAACAGGAACCTGACAGGCCATGGCTTCAATTAAGACATGACCGAATTGTTCTTTCCAACCGACGGCCGTTAAGGTTTTGACCTGATAGGTGGTTTCTGACGGCAAAACTAAAGTGTTCATCAGGTTAAGATAATTAACTACTTGATCGTGGGGAACACTTTCCACTATCATCAAGCGCTCGCTTATTCCTGCGGCTGTAGCTTCGCTGACTATTTTATCTTTCAGGATTCCCCGACCTAACAGTAATAATTTCCACTTACCTGTTAATTTAGCTACAGCTTTAATCAGCGTTAGAATGCCTTTCTCTTCCACAAAACGACCGATAAAACCAATCACAAATTCATCACTTTCAATACCTAAAGATCGAGCTAAATCGGGTTGCTTGCTGGGGGAAAAAAGAACTTCATCCACGCCTAATTGTGGTAAAACGGTGTATTTACCCCTGTAACCCCGTTCTTTTAAAACATCTACCCCGTCCTGATTACCAGCGATTAAACCATCGGTATTTTTCAGGTTATAAGCTTCTAACCAAGAGATGGGAAATTTAGGAGTATAGGGAAGATTCCACCAAGTAAAAAATACATTTTTAGCCCTAATATTTAAGAGACGATTCAGAGTAATAAATTGAGCATAAGCGAGAGATTTAGAACCCTGTTCCACTTGAATAATATCGGGTCTAATTTTTTTTAATAAAGGAATTATATCAGTGCCAAAAGTTAATAAAGCTTGGTTATTTTGGCTAAAATTAGAGATAGGAATAACTCGGAAATTGTCGGCTATTTTCGGTTGACTTTCAATGATTTTATTTTGGACTCCTCCCGGTTGCCAACGTTGGGGAACAACAATAGTAACTTCAATATTGGGATTTAATCTTGTCAGGGAGCGCAGTTTCTCACAGTTGAGATCAACTATATATGTATGACTAGCGACTAAAATTCTCATAGATTATCTAGTTTTGTATAAATTTGGCCATCATTCCAGAGGGACTTAACTTGAGTTTTCAAAGCATCCAGAAAACCTAAACTATAAAAAATTCCCCTAGAAAGGATTTTAATCGGGGAACCACCTTTATTACAGGGAGGATTGCCAAGAACGTGACAATCAAATAATTTAGCGTAGAGTCGCAATTGTTGAGCGAGAGTGAGATTTTTCAGAGCCATCAGAAAGTGATTATGATAAAAAGTCGTCTGATAACTCAGAGAACGAGTGCTAATATCATGACAGCCGCCGGTTTCTTCCCCTAAATGAACCAGATAAGCGGTGGGAGCGTACCAGACATGATAGGGAGTCTGGCGTAACCTTAAGCAAAAATCCGATTCCTCGCGCACGGCACTGCCACGAAAGCGTTCATCGAACCAAATGCCGTATTTCGTAAATATATCCTTCCGGAAAGACATATTACAGCCCCGGGCCGAGATTACCTGCTGGGGTTTAGTGGTGTGAACAAGGTCGATGTAATACCAAGCAATGCCCGGATCCATGGCTTGGGGGGGTAAAAAGTCGATTTCGTAGGGTTTGCTGGTATCTGTCCCCATTTTTTGGGAGTCACCCAATTTCATGCGATCGAATACCCGACCGGCCACTACACCTATCTCAGGGTTCTTGACAAAATTCTCACTATGTGCCTTGAGATAATTATCCGGGAGCCGCACATCATCATCGATAAAAAGAACGATATCGCCTTGAGCGCGACGGACTCCATAATTTCTAGCACCGGGTAAACTCGCCCAATCCAGCCGATACCAGCTAATTTTGTGCTGATTAGCCAGATTTTCTAGATAGGATTGTATTTCGGGGCTGTGGGTAGCGGTTTGGTCGATAACTAATACCTCAAAATCGGGGTAATCTTGTTTGAGTAGGTCATCGAGGGTATCTTTAAGGGGTTCTTCGCGTCGATAGGTGGGTATGATGACAGAAATCGAGGGAAAATTCATAGCAGTAAACAGTAATCAGTGATCAGTAAACAGTAATCAGTAATCAGTGATCGGTAAACAGTAAAAAGACAGTAGGAAACTTCTCTTTAATACTGCACACTTAAAAACTCAAATCTGACAACTGATAACTGATAAATGATAACTGAAAAAGCTTATAGTAATTTCAAGCTAAAGAAACACCTTTGCGTTTAAATTTTAAGCCCTTTTTGGAGGATATTGTGGCGGTTTCCCCCGCCAGAATTTTGGCTTCTTTTTCCTGTTTTTCGATCACGGGTAATTTAAAAATTAGACCCGCGAATATCCAATAATAAACCCCCAGAGGATCCGTATCGAGGGCATACCAATAGGGAAGATAGGCAACAAAGAGCAACAAAACCCAATAACTACCGGCAAAACCTCGCAGAGTCGGGTCTTTGAGGGAACGATAGGTGCGGAAGGCCAGATAAACTAGATGGGTCATGAATATCATGTACAAGGTAAAACCAATGTATCCCAACTCGAATAAAACTTTACTGTGATAGGTTTCCACAAAGGAAATATCACCGAAAATCCTAGCAGAAGATGTGGCCACACCGAGTCCACGACCTAAAATACCGCCCTGATTACGGATAGCAAAATCCAACTGTTCTTGAAGAAAAGCGGTGGGGGGAGCCTGTTGCCAACGGCTGATGGCACTATCGTAGCGTTGTTGGACAAAATCGGGGTTAAGGAAAGAAAAACCGATAGCTAGAAGTAAAGTGGTGGCAAAAATGATCGGCAAAAATCGTTTTAAGTTAGCGATTTGTCCCGTAAGAATCGTCATCAGACCAATAATCATCGGTACAGCAAAGAAAGCTAATCTTTGCCCAGAGACCACTGCATTAATAAAAACTAGGGTTAAACCCACTAGGGCTGCTATTCGCCATTTTTGGGAAATTTCACTAAAGGCACTGGCATAACAAATTACGGCACTAGAGACCAAAAACCAAGCCCAGTGCCAGGGGGAAACAAAAGTACCTGGTAAACGGATCATATTCACTTCCGGACTATAGACTAATCCCCCACCGACCAAACACCTTGCCTCTAAGGTGGCTTTGAATAGTGCATCAGCCACGTAGCCTCTAGTTCCTACACAACGACCAGTTTTCAGCATCCAGTATTGCATTAGTCCTAGGACACAACAAATAATCACTAAAGTCACTAAAAGACGACCAAAAAATAACAGGGTGGGTTTGTCTTTGATCAAGTAATAAGTGCAGAAGATCAAGGGAACATAACCTAGCAAAACTTTAAACCCTAATAGTCCTTGTAGAAAAGTCTCACTTGTCCGACAGGGAACTCCGCGCAAACGGCCATCCCTAAACATAGTCATCCCGGCCACGGAATCGCAAGTAGGCAGAAATTGTCTCTGTAAATTGACGGCTAATAGACAGACCATACAGAAAACAAAGATTAATAATAGAGTTGTGCCTAATTGTTTCGGGACAATAATCGGTAATCGCTTTTTTCGACATTCTAAAACTAAGGCGATTAAAGCGGGTAGATAAAATATATCTTTACTAAGCTGGAGGATTTGACTACCTCCCAACCAATAGATAATAGTGCCAGTGAAGGGGACATAGATAATAAATGCCCAAAGAGCCGCACGGGGATAGCTAAAGGAGAAAACTCCTAAAATCAAGGCTAAACTTACTGCCGCTCCTATCTTGGGATCAAATAATAAGCTGAGGGGTAATCCGATCAAAATTGCTGCACAAATGGCAAAAATAATCAACCCCGTTAACTTTTGTTTCTTTTGCCTTTCTTCTTTTTTGAGGGCAAGTTTCTCTTTGATGTTAGGTGGGCGACTATCGGCTTTTGTTTCGCCTTGTTTATGCTTTTTTTTCTTACGATCGATACTTAGTCCGGTCATAATTATCCCTTGCTAGGCTAGGCTAAGGGCATTATAATCCCTATCTCCCTCGATCGACTACAAAAGATAGCTTCGCACCGCTTGCACTAGCCTTTCTGTCCAACAATTGGCTAATTCTAAGGTTTCTGCTTCCACCATCACCCGAATTAAGGGTTCTGTCCCGGAAGCGCGCACCAAAATTCGGCCTTTTTCTGCCATGGCTGTCTCCGCTTGGCGGATTTCCAGGCGCAAAGGTTCACATTGCTGCCAATTACGTCGCACTTCTCTATCCTCCACCCGCACATTGCGTAAAATCTGCGGATAAGTGACAAAGCTATGATCGACTAAATTAGCCAAGGAAACCCCCGATTTCTGCACTAAAGCCGCTAAATGTAGGGCGGTTTGCATTCCATCCCCAGAAACTCCGTAATGATGGCAGAGAATATGACCGGATTGTTCGCCCCCTAGCATGGCTCCAGTTTCCCACATTTGCGCCTGAACGTGCTGATCGCCCACGGCAGTCCGCAAGAATTGGCCCCCCAGTTTTTGCCAAGCGCGTTCAAAGCCTAAATTAGCCATCACCGTCGCCACTAATAACCCATCGGGTAGCTGTCCTGCTTCTAAGAGGGAACGACCCCAAAAATAGAGGATATAATCGCCATCTACCACTCTACCTTGACTATCCACGGCCATGACCCGATCGGCATCGCCATCGAAGGCAAACCCTAAATCCGCTTGCTGATTAATCACCGCCGCCTGTAGGCTTTCTAAATGGGTAGAACCACAATTAACGTTAATGCGATCGCCATCGGCTCGATCGTGTAGGCAGATAACTTCCGCCCCCAAAGTTTGGAATACTAAAGGTGCTAGGTTAACGGCTGCCCCCCAAGCTAGATCTAAAACTATTTTTAATCCCGATAGGTTAATATCCGTCCCGACGGAATCAATCACAGCTTGATAATACTTTTGGATTAATTCGGGACAAAAAGTCGCTTTTCCCCAATTTTCTGGTTTATCTGCTAATTCTAAATTGCCCCTTAAACCCGCTTCTATCTGTCCTGCTAAACTGCCAGACAATTTTAAACCGCTGCCGTCAAAAAATTTAATGCCGTTATCTTCGGGAGGATTATGACTGGCAGAAATCATGATCCCCCCCATCGCTTCGCTTTCTCTGGTTAAATAGGCGACGCAGGGAGTGGGACATAATCCCAGTTGCCAGACTTCTATTCCCGCCCAAGTTAAACCCGCAGTGATAGCATTGGCTAACATATCACTGGAATTACGCGAATCTTGACCGATAATTACCGGTTTGGTGACACCAGCTTGATTTTTTAATACCTGTCCTGCCCAAAATCCGATTTGTAGCGCTAGGGGGGCAGTTAATAATTCTCCCACTTGACCGCGAATTCCGTCCGTGCCGAACAGGGGTGATGACGGTAATTCAATCAAACCCCCTAAGGATAACAGGGGATGCGATCGAGTTTTTTGTCCATTTTGATACGATAGAGAAGCTACCATGGCCGATTCCTTTCCTCACACAACACATTCAGAGGATAACATGATCACCGATTTTTTAAAATCAATGTTCCCAGTTGACCTTAATCCTCCTTCCAGGGTTCCTGACAGTCTGGGGAGATGGGGTGTGGGGTGTGGGAAGAATAAATAAAAATAATCTCCTGTCTCCTGAATTCTGAATCCTGCCTCCTGAATGAAGATTGTTAATTTTTGCCAGAGGTCTAATCATTTGGTAAGCTAAAACGGTAATCTTGACCCCCGAATGCGCGTGCTGATCAGTGTTGTCATCCCCACCTACAATCGCCAAGCAATCTTAAAAAAATGTTTAATCGCTCTAGAAAATCAGCGTTTAACCGATAATAAGGTGGAAAACTACGAAATAGTCGTTGTCGATGATGGCTCTACCGATGGGACAATCCCTTGGCTAGAAAGTCAAAAAGCTAATTTACCCCATCTGCAACTGTGGCAACAGGATCACGGCGGACCGGCGATCGCTAGGAATCTGGGGGTAGAAAAAGCTCGTGGTGATACGATTATTTTTATCGATAGCGATCTGGTAGTGACAGAAAATTTTCTGCAAGCCCATGCCGAAGCTTTAACCGCCGGGGCAGCAAGTGTTGGCAGCGATCGCTTATTTACCTACGGCAGCGTCATTAATACCTGTAACTTCGAGCATCCTACCAGTGAACCCTATAAAATCACCGATTTCTCCGCCGCCTATTTTGCCACGGGCAACGTGGCGATCGCTAAAAAATGGTTATTAGCAGCGGGATTATTCGACACCCAGTTTCAACTCTACGGTTGGGAAGACTTGGAATTAGGAGTGAGATTGAAGCAATTAGGACTAAAATTAATTAAATGTCCTGAAGCCGTCGGTTATCATTGGCATCCCCCCTTTAATCTCGCACAAATTCCCAATCTCATCGATAAGGAAATTCAACGAGGACGAATGGGAGTGCTTTTTTATCAAAAACATCCCACCTGGGAAGTGCGGATGATGATTCAAATGACTTGGATTCATCGACTGTTGTGGGGTTTACTTTCCCTGGGGGGAACCCTGAATGAGCGCAGCCTCTCCCCTCTGTTACAATGGCTAATCGATCGAGGTAAACCGCAATTAGCCCTAGAAATTGCCCGCATTTTTCTCAATTGGTACAACGTGCGCGGCGTTTATCAAGCTTATCGGGAAATGCAGCCTCAGTGAAATGTCTTGCCAAACACCGATGCGGTGTGACAGGATTTAGCATCGACAACCGACTCCCTAAAACCAGAGACTTTGTACCTCACCATCGAGATAACTGCCCTAAAGGGCAACATTTGCCCAGAAAAAACTGAATATTTTCTTTCTTTTTCTGATAATTGCTGCCACAATCAAAAGCAATCGGCAGCGAGAGCGGCGGAAAACACTGACCACCTTTGCCCCTTGTCAATTATCGTCCGAGATTGGGCATATTTAGAAGTAAATTTTCCTAGAGGAGGAATCCCATAATGAGTATCGTCGATATTTTAATCGGTTTTGTCGGTGGAGGTGCGATCGGGGGTGGGGCTTTATATGCCCTCCAAGAGGGAAAAATCAGGGAAGCACTGCAAAAATATGAGAAAATTCAGGCGGCTTTAGGTGAAACCGAAGCAGAGTTAAAAGACAGCCAAGGACAGTTTGGCAATATCGAAGCCACCTATAAAGAAGAAGTGGCTAAACTGCAAAAAGAGTTAGAAGACAGCCAAAGACGTTTACAAGAGCCAGCAGGCGCAAATCCAGTTCAAGCCATGGAAGTTGCCTATAAAACCCAAATTCAGGAACTTGAACAGGAATACGAAACTAAAATCGAGGAATTGCGCCAAAGCTATCAAAGTCAAATTCGCGAGATTATCGACGGGAAGCAAGCAGAAATAGAAGCCCTGCGTCAAAGTCAACAGGCGCAGATTCTAGCATTAGAAAATGGCTATCAGTCACAAATTCAACAACTAGAACAGATTGCTCAAAGCCAACTGTTAGAACTACAAAAAGCTCCCCAAGCATTAGTGGCGGAGCCGTCTATTCAAGAAGATGATCAAACCACTCAAATTATTGAACCCTGGGATGATTTCCCCGATAGCCCCAGTGATGGTTTTATCACCGAAGAAACCCTAGGATTGGAAACGGAATTTGCTCCTGAAAGGCCGCCAGAAAACCCAGTTTCTCAACCAGAATTAGCCAGTGACATCAATCCCTTTGATGGTTTTATCACTGAAGAAACCCCAGTATTCGACCCAGAATTCACTCCTGAGATGGAGATGTTTGGCCAAGAGGAAGAAACTAGAATGATCAGTAGTCTAGGAGAATTATCGGGTAATTATGATCGGATATTCGGTCAAGAAACCGTTAGCAGTGACACCAGTTTCTCTGATTTATTAGCCACCGATGCGGAAAAATTCGCTGCTGCCCAAAATTCTCTAGATGACTTATTTGCCGATACTGCTGACAGCGATATACCCGAATTATTCGATCCTTTTGCCGCAGAAACCCCTAAAGTTGCTTCTGTTCCGAGTGACCAAGAAGAACTAGATTTCTTCAGTATGTGGGATGATGAAGAAATGGGCGATCTAGAATCCCTACCTTCTGAGGAAGAACTGCCCCTTGATGATCTATTTAAATTGGAGCAAGAGGACTCCCGTTAAACCGCGAAGCGGTTAGCGGGGGAATGTCAAGGGAGCAGAAGACAGAATTTCTTCCCCGGCCGATTTCTGGCTTCCGACCTTCCTAATCGGCGCAACCATAGGGGGCTGTGGCCATCTCCCCCTATCCCCATACCACAAAATAGTTTAAAAACTGTATCAAAAGTAACAGACATGAGAAACAAAAACAAATAAGATGCGCTAGGGTGCCATGCCCCAACTTAACTTTACCCAATCTTACCTAAGGAGATTTCCCAGTGAAACTCGCTATTAGACCCCTTGTTTTATCCACTGCCACTTTCGGCTTAATGTTGGGTGTGTCACAAAACGCCCAAGCCGCTGGCCTGATTCCCAGAGTCACTGCCTCAACTGCAAATTCAGCGTCTGGCTGGAATATAGCCAATACCGTCAACGGAGTCGGCCTGCCCTCTAATACCCCAAGTCTGACGGAAAATCACAATGTGACAAATAGTACTAATTCTTGGCGGACAAATACGATTCCAG
This portion of the Microcystis aeruginosa NIES-2549 genome encodes:
- a CDS encoding Spy/CpxP family protein refolding chaperone, producing the protein MSLSTLSILGTTMALTLAANLVPTATVLSYPQDRLFTAQTGSPQRPESRPRGMNNSRERLIEQLNLSDDQKSKIAAIRQKYQEKTKKLRETIRNNEQELNSLLSNNASDRDIRAKHQQISRNRQEMSNLQFESFLEIRQVLTPAQRTEFSQLMRERCPNFPNCGRP
- a CDS encoding sigma-70 family RNA polymerase sigma factor, giving the protein MIEVITEKQTSVSDRELILKCQRGDRGAFRHLYRLYQPKIRSTLYQLCGREFLEDFVQEVFLRVWHGLPKLRSPEYFSTWVYRITCNVAIDGRRQLAKRQMRMAKSTDEENPLDSESRPQDSPDLMQLHYEEVVQQGLEILSLEHRAVLVLHDLEDLPQKEIAQILEIPLGTVKSRLHYARKTMGQFLQKQGVL
- the hpsO gene encoding hormogonium polysaccharide biosynthesis glycosyltransferase HpsO — encoded protein: MRILVASHTYIVDLNCEKLRSLTRLNPNIEVTIVVPQRWQPGGVQNKIIESQPKIADNFRVIPISNFSQNNQALLTFGTDIIPLLKKIRPDIIQVEQGSKSLAYAQFITLNRLLNIRAKNVFFTWWNLPYTPKFPISWLEAYNLKNTDGLIAGNQDGVDVLKERGYRGKYTVLPQLGVDEVLFSPSKQPDLARSLGIESDEFVIGFIGRFVEEKGILTLIKAVAKLTGKWKLLLLGRGILKDKIVSEATAAGISERLMIVESVPHDQVVNYLNLMNTLVLPSETTYQVKTLTAVGWKEQFGHVLIEAMACQVPVIGSDSGEIPFVIADTGLIFPEKDGDALAKSIQTLLDNPSFAQELGQRGYQRVMTNYTNKALAQKQLDFYQQLLPR
- the hpsN gene encoding hormogonium polysaccharide biosynthesis glycosyltransferase HpsN — protein: MNFPSISVIIPTYRREEPLKDTLDDLLKQDYPDFEVLVIDQTATHSPEIQSYLENLANQHKISWYRLDWASLPGARNYGVRRAQGDIVLFIDDDVRLPDNYLKAHSENFVKNPEIGVVAGRVFDRMKLGDSQKMGTDTSKPYEIDFLPPQAMDPGIAWYYIDLVHTTKPQQVISARGCNMSFRKDIFTKYGIWFDERFRGSAVREESDFCLRLRQTPYHVWYAPTAYLVHLGEETGGCHDISTRSLSYQTTFYHNHFLMALKNLTLAQQLRLYAKLFDCHVLGNPPCNKGGSPIKILSRGIFYSLGFLDALKTQVKSLWNDGQIYTKLDNL
- the hpsL gene encoding hormogonium polysaccharide biosynthesis protein HpsL → MTGLSIDRKKKKHKQGETKADSRPPNIKEKLALKKEERQKKQKLTGLIIFAICAAILIGLPLSLLFDPKIGAAVSLALILGVFSFSYPRAALWAFIIYVPFTGTIIYWLGGSQILQLSKDIFYLPALIALVLECRKKRLPIIVPKQLGTTLLLIFVFCMVCLLAVNLQRQFLPTCDSVAGMTMFRDGRLRGVPCRTSETFLQGLLGFKVLLGYVPLIFCTYYLIKDKPTLLFFGRLLVTLVIICCVLGLMQYWMLKTGRCVGTRGYVADALFKATLEARCLVGGGLVYSPEVNMIRLPGTFVSPWHWAWFLVSSAVICYASAFSEISQKWRIAALVGLTLVFINAVVSGQRLAFFAVPMIIGLMTILTGQIANLKRFLPIIFATTLLLAIGFSFLNPDFVQQRYDSAISRWQQAPPTAFLQEQLDFAIRNQGGILGRGLGVATSSARIFGDISFVETYHSKVLFELGYIGFTLYMIFMTHLVYLAFRTYRSLKDPTLRGFAGSYWVLLLFVAYLPYWYALDTDPLGVYYWIFAGLIFKLPVIEKQEKEAKILAGETATISSKKGLKFKRKGVSLA
- the glmM gene encoding phosphoglucosamine mutase is translated as MVASLSYQNGQKTRSHPLLSLGGLIELPSSPLFGTDGIRGQVGELLTAPLALQIGFWAGQVLKNQAGVTKPVIIGQDSRNSSDMLANAITAGLTWAGIEVWQLGLCPTPCVAYLTRESEAMGGIMISASHNPPEDNGIKFFDGSGLKLSGSLAGQIEAGLRGNLELADKPENWGKATFCPELIQKYYQAVIDSVGTDINLSGLKIVLDLAWGAAVNLAPLVFQTLGAEVICLHDRADGDRINVNCGSTHLESLQAAVINQQADLGFAFDGDADRVMAVDSQGRVVDGDYILYFWGRSLLEAGQLPDGLLVATVMANLGFERAWQKLGGQFLRTAVGDQHVQAQMWETGAMLGGEQSGHILCHHYGVSGDGMQTALHLAALVQKSGVSLANLVDHSFVTYPQILRNVRVEDREVRRNWQQCEPLRLEIRQAETAMAEKGRILVRASGTEPLIRVMVEAETLELANCWTERLVQAVRSYLL
- a CDS encoding glycosyltransferase family 2 protein, which encodes MRVLISVVIPTYNRQAILKKCLIALENQRLTDNKVENYEIVVVDDGSTDGTIPWLESQKANLPHLQLWQQDHGGPAIARNLGVEKARGDTIIFIDSDLVVTENFLQAHAEALTAGAASVGSDRLFTYGSVINTCNFEHPTSEPYKITDFSAAYFATGNVAIAKKWLLAAGLFDTQFQLYGWEDLELGVRLKQLGLKLIKCPEAVGYHWHPPFNLAQIPNLIDKEIQRGRMGVLFYQKHPTWEVRMMIQMTWIHRLLWGLLSLGGTLNERSLSPLLQWLIDRGKPQLALEIARIFLNWYNVRGVYQAYREMQPQ